A segment of the Nostoc sp. TCL26-01 genome:
TCTTATAGCTAAAGTCCTCTCAAGAGGACTGAATATCATAGTTCATTTTCCAGGACTTAAGCTATGAGTTTAATAATTTAGGGGGTGGTTATGCAACCACCCCCATATTCCCCTCAGATTAGAATTTACTTTCAGCACCCTTGGTAGGATGTATATTTATTTTGCAATATTAACTAAACTTTCGACTTGAGCATTTGCCAGGGTTGGCACTGTGAAAATCTGTGAGTACAGGCTTGTAGGTTGTTGTCTAGCTACAACTGGTAATACCTGACGGGCATGGGAGGCAACTTCTACTGTCTTGACATCATAAGTCTGTGTGATCAACTTGGGATACAGACCGATGCCAATGATGGGAACTATCAAACAAGCGGTGATGAATAATTCACGAGGTTTGATATCAGGAACTACAGTATCTAAATGTAACTCTTCACTTTGCTGGCCGTAAAACACTTGGCGCAGCATGGACAGTAAGTAAATGGGAGTCAGAATTACGCCGACTGCTGATAAGAGGACTACGACAACTTTGAAACTGGAACTGTAGACATCGCTGGTAGCAATACCCAGGAATACCATCAACTCGCCAACGAAGCCACTCATGCCAGGTAAAGCCAGGGAAGCCATTGCACCGGCGGTATACAGAGCAAAGGTTTTGGGCATTACTTTACCCAGTCCACCGATTTTGTCCATCATTAAGCTGTGAGTACGTTCGTAAGTCACACCAGTTAAGAAGAACAAGCTAGCGGCAATTAAACCGTGGGAAACCATTTGTAACATGGCTCCACTCACACCAATTTCTGTGTAGGAAGCTAAACCAATTAACACAAACCCCATGTGGGCAATTGAAGAGTAAGCCAAGCGGCGTTTGAGGTTGGTTTGAGCAAAGGCACAGCAAGCACCGTAGATAATGTTGACTACACCCAAGATGACTAGGACTGGGGCAAAGTAGACATGGGCATCAGGCAGCATTTCCATGTTGAAGCGGATGAGGGAGTAACCACCCATCTTCAGCAACACACCAGCGAGAATCATGGAACCAGGTGCAGATGCTTCACCGTGAGCATCAGGTAGCCATGTATGTAGAGGGAAAATTGGTAGTTTGACACCAAAGGCAATCAAGAAACCTGCGTAAGCTAGCAGTTCAATGGCTTTGGGATATTCTTTCATTCCTAGAGAAGCAATATCGAAGGTAACTGTATCTCCAGAGAATGCCAGGGCAAAACCTCCTACGAGGATAAATATAGAAGCAGCAGCAGTGTAAAGAATGAATTTGGTGGCTGCATACTGGCGTTTTGGCCCTCCCCAGATGGAAATCAACAAGTAGACGGGAACTAGCTCGATTTCCCACATCAGGAAGAATAACAGCAAGTCTTGAGCAACGAACACACCCAATTGGGCGCTATACATTGCCAACATTAAGCCATAAAATAATCGCGGCTTGTTGGTAACTTTCCAAGCCGCGAAGATTGCCAGAGTGTTGATTAAGCCAGTCAGTAGCACTAGGGGCATCGATAAGCCGTCAACTGCTACAGACCAATTCAAACCGATTTGCGGAACCCAAGAGTATTTTTCGACAAATTGGTAGGTTGAGTTTTGGAAGTCGTAGTTATGCCAGAAGGCATAAATCATCAGGGCAAAATCGGCGATCGCAACTCCCAGACCATACCACCGAACTGTTTTTCCTTCTTTGTCTGGGATTATGGGGATGGCTAAGGATGCCACCAAGGGAAAGAGAATTATGGCCGTCAGCCAGGGAAATTCCATAGCATTCATCACTTCTGACAATCGTTTTTTGTTTTCGCTTTTAATTACATTATATTAAGGAATTCGTACTTTTGTAAACTTTATTTTCTCCCAAGAAATTAAATTTTGCTGATTGATGGAGATATATACTCATTAAATTCTCAATTGTGAGCATAAATGAGAATAAATACTCACTAGGATTAGTAGCGAATCCATTCTAATTACAAAGTTTTGTAACGTCAACAAAAAATGATCGCTCACACTAGCGTTACAAAGAGGGGATTGGGGATTGGGGATTGGGGGAAAAATCTGAAGTATTCTCTCCTTGTCCCCTTCTTTCATTTTGAATTTTGAATTTTGTTAGCGCAGCGTTAGCGAGTCCGCGAGCGTCATTTTGAATTGATTTGTCTCCCACACCCCCAACTAGTATTTGCTAGACAATACGATTGACAATTGTCCAGACTTCTCCATCTGAACGGACGTAAGGAACTGAGATAGTTTTGAATCCGGTGATGAAGGGTTTGTAATAGACTTGCCAATACAAGGGACTGAGTTGATCGGCACAAGCTTTGAGGAGGCGGATTTCCTTAGCTAATTCTCCCGCTAGCTGATTGGCTCGTTCGGCATGAACTTGAGCAACTTCTTTGGCTGCTTCTAGCTGCTGCTGTCGGGTGATTTGTGACGATTGATTTTGCCAGCGAGCTAATTCGGCTTGTTTGCGGTTAAGCTGAATCGTGAGAGTGGCGATCGCATCATCGATCCCTTTGAGTTCAGCAAATAACTGGGGATTTTCTCTAGCTTGGCGGCGATAAGCTTCCACAATTGCCAGAGGTGAATCATTGTCACTGGAGTTGACATTATTATTAATAGTCAGCGTTGCCTGTTCTTGCTGAAGAATTTGGATTTCAGACTGGAGTACGGCGATTTCTGAGTGGAGTTGTTCTAAAGGCAAACTGGGATTAAGTTCTTTCATGTTGAATTTTAATTTTTAACTGCGCCTTGAGTGTCTAGAGAGAGCGATCGCACTACAGCATTAATACCTGAATCTTGCCAAGCTGTAGACATAGCTGTTGCCACATCTGGGGCGTGAGACTCATCTGCTAAAGCTAACAGCGTCGGTCCTGCACCACTAATTACCATGCCATACGCACCAGAGGCGATCGCTGCCGCATTCACCGCCTCGTAACCAGGAATTAAGGACTGACGATAGGGCTGATGGATTTTGTCTTGTAAAGCTGCTCTTAACCATTCTCCCTTACCAGTTTCCAAGCCCCGCAACAATAAACCTAAATGGGCAGTATTGAAAATTGCATCAGCGCGACTATATGCAGTGGGTAAAACTCGCCGTGCTTCTGAGGTTGACAATTCAAAATCAGGAATTGCGACTACTGGAACAATATGACTATGCCAGGGAACATCACAAATTTCCCAACCAGTCTCACTAGTAGCCGCTAAACGACATCCGCCTAACAAAGCCGGCACGACATTATCTGGATGTCCTTCTAGGGCGATCGCTAATTCCATCACTTGCACCTGTGACAACGGCTCACTTGCCAATTGATTCGCCGCCACCAAACCACCGACAATGGCTGTAGCTGAACTACCCAAACCCCGCGCCAGAGGAACACCCAATTCAATCTCGATTTTCACAGGCGGTACTGGCTGATCTATATATTGATATAACTTGACGAACGCCTGATAGAGCAAATTACTCTCATCCGTTTGCACTCGTGCCGCTTCCGCACCTGTAACTTGAATAATTAATCTACCTACATCTAAACGGGTGAACTTGAACTGATTATGTATAGTCAAGGCTGCACCGATGCAATCAAAACCAGGCCCCAAATTAGCAGTGGTGGCAGGAACCTTAACTGTGACGGAAGAAACAACAGACATCTGCAAATACTCATTTAATAGTCAATAGTCAATAGTCAATAGTCATTGGCTTTTAGACTATGACTACTTACCGCACCAATCAACCAGCATCTCATGTAACTGGTTAATTTGCTCATAAAAATGCTCAATCATCTATTGAGCTAAGTAGCAAAAATACTGATTTATTTTTTAAGATTTGATTTACGTATTTAATTAATGCGTAGTGTTATTATATTTAGATATATTAAATTTTTATATTAAAAATCTCTAAATGAATTATTTACAACGTTGGGAGCAATATGCTCCTGAAGCATACGCTAATATTCGCTTGTTTTTTATGGCTTTTTACATATTGATTTTAAAAGACAAGGAGGATGAAAACGGAGTTACCTACAGCTTCGGGCCAAATGAAGATCATCTTGGAGCTTTATGGCTAGACAAATTGAGTGGTGAAGTTAAGGAGCTTCAAGAAACACCGACTCAAAACCCACAGGCCTTTTTTCAAGGGGCAGCTGTAAAGGTTCGACAATATTGGAAAAAAGGACTGTTTCCGGAAAAAACTTGTTGGGCATCTTAATATACCAGGGTTCGTTACTTGCCTACGTCAGGCTATGCGAACATGAACGCAAACTAAAAAAGTTGTATTTTATTCAATGATTATCCCTAAGCTCATGCTACTTAAATATTTATTACGTCTTCGTAAATTTCCTGCATCGTTTCTGAATTCTGACTCCTGAATTCTGTTTTGATAACTATTGCTGAAAGCGTTTAATTAGTTGCATTGTTTCTTGGTAGAAATCTATTTTTCCTTGTTCAATGTAGAGACTGGCTGCTTTTTCTAAATCGGCGATCGCTGCTTGCTTGTTCTTTAACTGATAGTAAGTAATTCCCCGATTGTAGTAAGCATCGGCATAGTTGAAATTAATTTTCAGTGCTTGGTTATAATCTTCTATTGCCTCTTTTTTATCACCTAAATCACTACGGGCAAGTCCTCGGTTGTTATACACGTCAGCAGAGTGAGGATTAATTTTCAGGGCTTGATTAAAATCAGCGATCGCTCCGTTTTTATCTCCTGATTGATAACGGGATACACCTCTGTTATTGTAGGCTAGAGCTAAGTTAGGGTCAATCTTCAGAGCTTGGTTATAATCTTCTATTGCTCCGGTTTTATCTCCTAAATCACCACGAGCTAGACCTCGGTTGTTATAAACTAATGCTAAGTTAGAATTAATTTTTAGAGCTTGATTATAATCTTCTATTGCTCCTTTTTTATCGCCAAAATTACTACGAGCCAGACCTCGATTGTTGTAAGCTAATGCTAAATTGGGATTAATCTTGAGAGCTTGATTGTAATCTTCAATTGCCCCACGCTTATCTCCCAAATCAGCACGGGCAACTCCCCGAACTGTATAAGTGTCAGCATCAATAGGATTAATTTTAATAGCTTGATTATAATCTTCAATTGCTCCTTTTTTATCACCTAAATCTGATCGAGCTATACCCCGATTGTAATAGGCATTTGCATCATTTGGATTAATCTGAATAGCTTGGTTGAAATCTTCAATAGCTGCTTTTTTATCACCCAAGTTAGCACGAGCTACTCCTCTATTATTGTAGGCATTGCCATAGCGAGGATTGATATTTAGGGCTTGATTATAATCTTCAATAGCTCCTTTATGATCATTTAAATTAGCTAGAGCTACTCCTCGATTGTTGTAAGCATCCACATACTTAAAATTGATGCGAATTGCTTGCGTATAATCAGCCACAGACCCTTTCATATCTCCCTTTTTATACTTATCTCCACCTTGGATATAGAAGTCATCAGCTTTTGCTACTGTAGCTACAGGTGTGTTAGGAGGACGAACTCCTACATCTATACCTATATTGGCTGACAGTCTTAAAAAAGTATTTATAGGGATGCCCAAATTAAAACCTGATTTAACATAAGCAACAGTAGAATTAATTTGAGAAACTTCTATATCTGCTTCATCTCCTCTACCATGAATTCCTATTAGTTCACCGTTTTCATTTAAGAGTGGGCCGCCACTCATGCCGGGTAATGTATTATTACTGTAAACTAAAGCATAGCCGTCTTTAAGTGGTTTGGCAGCATTGGCAGTAATCAGCCCATCAACAAAGGTGTAAATTTTGTTATTAATTGCTGCTGTTGCTCTAGGAAAACCAGAAACATAAGCAGTTGTGCCTTCTATGGAGTCGTCAGAGTTGCCTATTTTAGCAACAGCATAAGTTTGATTGCTAGTAAACTGTACGACAGCTAAATCTACTGCTGGCAGTTTTTTTACAGTGTTGTAATTGAGGGAATAGTGCTGATTATCTGGGGTGACGATTTCATATTGAGATGGATTTGATACAACGTGTTGAGCAGTGAGAACAGTGTAAGTATTGCCTTCTTGTTTAATAATTACTCCACTGCCAAAAACATCTTTATTATCAATTAAGACTGTGATTGATTTAGCGATTTTCGCAACTTCCACCGCCGGTAGTGCATTGGCAATTTGGTGTGGCACTAGAGCAACAGATACGGATAAAATTACTGGGACAAGTTCATGATAAAATTTCATACTTTACTTAATAAATTCTCTTGTTTTTAAGGCAATAGGTAATAGGTAAAAAGTTCCTCGACTACTCCCGCATTTCTCACAAAATGGTAAGGGGGGGTTCACAAAGGAAGCTTCAATCATTCACGAATATCTCGTGAACCCGCCCCTACAGCCTCTGGACTGCGGTTTGATCTATTTCGTGAGAAATTCGACTACTGAGTTTTTTCCATAATCACATCGGATTTCTATATTCCCTCAAAAGTACTGGGTAGATCAAGAATATACCCCTGCACAATCCGCCTTTTTTGGTGTCTATCTGGGGAAATATTTACTCTCACTAGAGTATATTCACGGAGACTTAATAGAACTTCATCACATTTTTATAATTTCTGAATAATTGGTTATGCGATTATTGCATATGTCCGATGCAATTTGAGCTAAAGCCTGAAGGGCAGTAAATACTTATGGCAGTCATCTTTGGCGATAACAACGATAACTTTCTGTCTGGAACTGATGGTGACGATCAAATTTTTGGCCGTGGTGGTAATGATATTATTTCCGGCGGCTTGGGAAATGATGCGATCGAAGGTGGGGATGGCAATGACAAATTGGCTGGTGATGGGGGCAATGATACATTCAAAGGCGGTCAAGGTAACGACAGCATTAATGGTGGTGATGATACTGACACAGCAGACTATAGCTATTTAGGTAGAAGTATCACTCTCTCAGGCGTAGGAACAGTCGAAAAAGCTGGTGGATTAGGCAAAGACCAACTTTTTAAAGTAGAAAGAGTGATTGCTGATGCTACTGTGGCCAACAACACCATTGATGCGTCTCAATCTTTACCTGGCGTACCTGCTGTTGCTGACCTACAAGCACAAACTATCTCTGCCCTTAACGTTCCTGGTTTAGGAACATTGACCTTCAATGTCATCAACTTTGATAATGTCATCGGCACAAACGAAGATGACAGCATTAAAGGTGACGGACAAAGAAACCAATTATTTGGTAAAGATGGTAACGACCTGATTGAAGGTAGAGGTGGTGATGACCTGATTGATGGTGGTGCAGGTAGTGACAAGTTAGCTGGTGATACAGGTAATGACACCTTTATTGGTGGTCAAGGTGATGACAGCATTGATGGTGGAGATGGTGTTGACACCGCAGACTACAGCAAATTAGGTAGAACCATCACCCTTTTGGGTGTGGGAACAATTGACAAAGGTAAATTGGGTCAAGACCAACTCTTTAAAGTCGAAACAGTGATTGCTGATGCTAGTGTTGTTAACAACACCATTGATGCGTCTCAATCTTTACCTGGCGTACCTGCCGTTGCTGACTTACAAGCGCAAACTATCTCTGCCCTTAACGTTCCTGGTTTGGGAACATTGACCTTCAATGTCATCAACTTTGATAATGTCATCGGTACAAACGAAGATGACAGCATTAAAGGTGACGGACAAAGAAACCAATTATTTGGTAAAGATGGTAATGACCTGATTGAAGGTAGAGGTGGTGATGACCTGATTGATGGTGGTGCAGGTAGTGACAAGTTAGCTGGTGATACAGGTAATGACACCTTTATTGGTGGTCAAGGTGATGACAGCATCGATGGTGGAGATGGTGTTGACACCGCAGACTACAGCAAATTAGGTAGAACCATCACCCTTTTGGGTGTGGGAACAATTGATAAAGGTAAATTAGGTCAAGACCAAGTTTTTAAAGTAGAAAGAGTGATTGCTGATGCTACGGTTGCCAACAACACCATCGATGCGTCTCAATCTTTACCTGGTGTACCTGCTGTTGCTGATTTAGAAGCACAAACCATCTCTGCCTTAAATGTTCCTGGTTTGGGAATATTGACCTTCAATGTGATCAACTTTGATAATGTCATTGGTACAGATGAAAATGACCAGATTGGTGGTGATAGACAAGATAATCAATTATCTGGTCTTGGTGGCGATGACATCTTCAAAGGCAGTCGAGGTAATGACAGCATTGATGGTGGCAAAGGCTTTGACACTGCAAATTACGGCAGTCTTGGTCGGAGTATTACCTTATCAGGTATAGGGACAATTACCAAAAGCGGTGGATTCGGAACAGACCAACTGTTTTTAATTGAAAAGATTATTGCTGATGGTAGTGCTGCCAACAATACCATAGATGCTTCTTTATCTTTTCCTGGTGTATTTGTCACCGTTGATCTGCAAGCTCAAAGTTTAATTGCCAATAATGTTGAGCTTCTTGGTAATTCAGAACCAGTGACATTACCATTTACTGTTGTTAACTTTGATGATGTCATTGGCACAAAGCTTAACGACACTATTGCTGGAGACGACCAAGCTAACAAGTTATCTGGTAATGATGGCAATGATGTCATCGATGGTAGAGCTGGTAATGACCTGATTGATGGTGGTGCGGGTAGTGACAAGTTGATAGGTGGTGCAGATTATGACACCTTTAAAGGTAGTCAGGGTGACGACAGCATCGATGGTGGAGATGGTGTTGACACCGCAGACTATAGCAAATTAGGTAAGACTATTATTCTATCAGGTGTGGGAACAGTTGAAAAAGCTGGTGGACTTGGCAAAGACCAACTTTTTCAAGTAGAAACAGTGATTGCTGATGCTAGTGTTGCCAACAACACCATCGATGCGTCTCAATCTTTGCCTGGTGTACCTGCCATTGCGGACTTACAAGCGCAAACTATCTCTGC
Coding sequences within it:
- a CDS encoding calcium-binding protein → MAVIFGDNNDNFLSGTDGDDQIFGRGGNDIISGGLGNDAIEGGDGNDKLAGDGGNDTFKGGQGNDSINGGDDTDTADYSYLGRSITLSGVGTVEKAGGLGKDQLFKVERVIADATVANNTIDASQSLPGVPAVADLQAQTISALNVPGLGTLTFNVINFDNVIGTNEDDSIKGDGQRNQLFGKDGNDLIEGRGGDDLIDGGAGSDKLAGDTGNDTFIGGQGDDSIDGGDGVDTADYSKLGRTITLLGVGTIDKGKLGQDQLFKVETVIADASVVNNTIDASQSLPGVPAVADLQAQTISALNVPGLGTLTFNVINFDNVIGTNEDDSIKGDGQRNQLFGKDGNDLIEGRGGDDLIDGGAGSDKLAGDTGNDTFIGGQGDDSIDGGDGVDTADYSKLGRTITLLGVGTIDKGKLGQDQVFKVERVIADATVANNTIDASQSLPGVPAVADLEAQTISALNVPGLGILTFNVINFDNVIGTDENDQIGGDRQDNQLSGLGGDDIFKGSRGNDSIDGGKGFDTANYGSLGRSITLSGIGTITKSGGFGTDQLFLIEKIIADGSAANNTIDASLSFPGVFVTVDLQAQSLIANNVELLGNSEPVTLPFTVVNFDDVIGTKLNDTIAGDDQANKLSGNDGNDVIDGRAGNDLIDGGAGSDKLIGGADYDTFKGSQGDDSIDGGDGVDTADYSKLGKTIILSGVGTVEKAGGLGKDQLFQVETVIADASVANNTIDASQSLPGVPAIADLQAQTISALNVPGLGTLTFNVINFDNVIGTNDNDKITGDNQNNRLLGNAGDDIISGGFGNDTITGGLGKDTLTGGFGADTFIFNALVEGIDVIKDYKFAEADKIQVSKLGFGANSINDFTYDNSTGNLSFLGTQFAFIENLASNLSIQLV
- the thrB gene encoding homoserine kinase; the protein is MSVVSSVTVKVPATTANLGPGFDCIGAALTIHNQFKFTRLDVGRLIIQVTGAEAARVQTDESNLLYQAFVKLYQYIDQPVPPVKIEIELGVPLARGLGSSATAIVGGLVAANQLASEPLSQVQVMELAIALEGHPDNVVPALLGGCRLAATSETGWEICDVPWHSHIVPVVAIPDFELSTSEARRVLPTAYSRADAIFNTAHLGLLLRGLETGKGEWLRAALQDKIHQPYRQSLIPGYEAVNAAAIASGAYGMVISGAGPTLLALADESHAPDVATAMSTAWQDSGINAVVRSLSLDTQGAVKN
- a CDS encoding NAD(P)H-quinone oxidoreductase subunit 4 → MNAMEFPWLTAIILFPLVASLAIPIIPDKEGKTVRWYGLGVAIADFALMIYAFWHNYDFQNSTYQFVEKYSWVPQIGLNWSVAVDGLSMPLVLLTGLINTLAIFAAWKVTNKPRLFYGLMLAMYSAQLGVFVAQDLLLFFLMWEIELVPVYLLISIWGGPKRQYAATKFILYTAAASIFILVGGFALAFSGDTVTFDIASLGMKEYPKAIELLAYAGFLIAFGVKLPIFPLHTWLPDAHGEASAPGSMILAGVLLKMGGYSLIRFNMEMLPDAHVYFAPVLVILGVVNIIYGACCAFAQTNLKRRLAYSSIAHMGFVLIGLASYTEIGVSGAMLQMVSHGLIAASLFFLTGVTYERTHSLMMDKIGGLGKVMPKTFALYTAGAMASLALPGMSGFVGELMVFLGIATSDVYSSSFKVVVVLLSAVGVILTPIYLLSMLRQVFYGQQSEELHLDTVVPDIKPRELFITACLIVPIIGIGLYPKLITQTYDVKTVEVASHARQVLPVVARQQPTSLYSQIFTVPTLANAQVESLVNIAK
- a CDS encoding tetratricopeptide repeat protein, whose product is MKFYHELVPVILSVSVALVPHQIANALPAVEVAKIAKSITVLIDNKDVFGSGVIIKQEGNTYTVLTAQHVVSNPSQYEIVTPDNQHYSLNYNTVKKLPAVDLAVVQFTSNQTYAVAKIGNSDDSIEGTTAYVSGFPRATAAINNKIYTFVDGLITANAAKPLKDGYALVYSNNTLPGMSGGPLLNENGELIGIHGRGDEADIEVSQINSTVAYVKSGFNLGIPINTFLRLSANIGIDVGVRPPNTPVATVAKADDFYIQGGDKYKKGDMKGSVADYTQAIRINFKYVDAYNNRGVALANLNDHKGAIEDYNQALNINPRYGNAYNNRGVARANLGDKKAAIEDFNQAIQINPNDANAYYNRGIARSDLGDKKGAIEDYNQAIKINPIDADTYTVRGVARADLGDKRGAIEDYNQALKINPNLALAYNNRGLARSNFGDKKGAIEDYNQALKINSNLALVYNNRGLARGDLGDKTGAIEDYNQALKIDPNLALAYNNRGVSRYQSGDKNGAIADFNQALKINPHSADVYNNRGLARSDLGDKKEAIEDYNQALKINFNYADAYYNRGITYYQLKNKQAAIADLEKAASLYIEQGKIDFYQETMQLIKRFQQ